In the Drosophila takahashii strain IR98-3 E-12201 chromosome 3R, DtakHiC1v2, whole genome shotgun sequence genome, one interval contains:
- the Ravus gene encoding protein suppressor of variegation 3-7 — MSNLQLTQEKLDALRSEYRPRRPCALLKYPRPKTKPEYQAIYPWLLPDETDPHFVFCAVCECRLSCKRSDLGKHEGSIKHSENAQRKALPVKENHPEAEGLGSGVMKWEYNEDEEGLLPYSADAPDDETEEEEGEPDETEADCEDDEEQQPQELEAHNDLETQPPAIKQQRRISETDSQHSGMLDYLPLHVTINELPASVPSTVAYPTSSTATTAATPCRITIKKVPAPSTPPNAICQAQEISSKATITPIHTTPSYAARQLQSYQLQQVSPITPPRDSLELFFDSICATVKSLPPKLATEGKIRVMQLIGELELRALGEQEASSQAAGHQGLDLAGSSPSGAAEAPGSGQQNATVASTTK, encoded by the exons ATGTCTAACCTCCAGCTAACTCAGGAAAAACT AGATGCCCTACGCTCCGAATACAGGCCACGCCGGCCGTGCGCCCTGCTGAAATACCCGCGACCCAAGACGAAGCCCGAGTACCAGGCGATTTACCCCTGGCTGCTCCCGGATGAAACGGATCCGCACTTCGTCTTCTGCGCCGTCTGCGAGTGCAGGCTCAGCTGCAAGAGATCGGATCTGGGGAAGCACGAGGGCAGCATCAAGCACTCGGAAAATGCCCAGCGAAAAGCATTGCCGGTAAAAGAAAACCATCCGGAGGCGGAAGGCCTTGGATCCGGCGTGATGAAGTGGGAGTAcaacgaggacgaggagggtCTGCTACCATATAGTGCAGATGCCCCAGACGACGagacggaggaggaggagggcgaGCCGGACGAAACCGAGGCGGATTGcgaggacgacgaggagcagcagcctCAGGAACTGGAGGCCCACAACGATCTCGAAACGCAGCCGCCCGCCATCAAGCAGCAGCGTCGCATCTCGGAGACGGACTCACAGCATTCCGGCATGCTGGACTATCTGCCGCTCCATGTGACCATCAACGAGTTGCCTGCGAGTGTTCCGTCCACTGTCGCCTATCCCACCTCTTCCACGGCAACAACAGCGGCCACGCCCTGCAGGATTACCATTAAAAAAGTGCCCGCGCCCAGTACTCCGCCCAATGCGATTTGCCAGGCCCAGGAGATCAGTTCCAAGGCCACCATTACGCCGATACACACCACGCCCTCCTACGCCGCCCGGCAGCTGCAATCCTATCAGCTGCAGCAGGTGTCGCCCATAACGCCACCGCGCGACTCCCTCGAACTCTTCTTCGACAGCATTTGCGCCACCGTCAAGAGTCTGCCGCCCAAACTGGCCACCGAGGGCAAGATCCGGGTGATGCAGCTCATCGGGGAGCTGGAACTGCGCGCCCTCGGCGAGCAGGAGGCATCTTCTCAGGCCGCCGGACATCAGGGTCTCGATCTCGCCGGAAGCTCGCCGTCCGGAGCAGCCGAAGCGCCGGGCAGTGGTCAGCAGAACGCCACGGTGGCCTCCACCACCAAATGA
- the LOC108059808 gene encoding uncharacterized protein → MPNPLWFIFWLLVFWFVSFFVAFFCAFCYIWVYAFASCIPALTGIADILLQGVQFPFYCGKAMLEGKPAF, encoded by the exons ATGCCCAATCCACTGTGGTTCATCTTCTGGCTGCTGGTCTTCTGGTTCGTCTCTTTCTTCGTGGCATTCTTCTGCGCCTTCTGCTACATTTGGGTCTACGCATTTGCCTCCTGCATTCCCGCCCTTACG GGCATAGCGGATATTCTACTCCAGGGAGTGCAATTTCCGTTCTACTGCGGAAAAGCCATGCTGGAGGGAAAACCTGCCTTCTAA